One region of Streptomyces subrutilus genomic DNA includes:
- the dprA gene encoding DNA-processing protein DprA, producing the protein MTGAQAPEPPGASGGGGGASSGGVEEQELLARAALTRVLEPGDERGGGWLREYGAVGLMRMLTGTEARAPAGGGAERLAGYRRRAASADPRRDLAAAAGSGSRFVCPGSAEWPTQLDDLGDARPVGLWLRGRPNLRTWALRSVAVVGARACTPYGAHMAQTLAAGLAERGWVVVSGAAYGIDGAAHRGALASGGATAAVLACGVDVAYPRGHAELLGRVAGQGLVLGELPPGSHPTPSRFVLRNRVIAALTRGTVVVEAAHRSGSLVTARRAQELGRFTMGIPGPATSGLSAGVHELLRGEAVLVSDAAEVVELVGSIGELAPERRGPVLARDLLDRETGRVLDALPAGRPVQAEELARACGNGADEVIGRLYELHSLGFVERQGDGWQLSRQTAGGGTRTGATRRGGR; encoded by the coding sequence GTGACGGGGGCGCAGGCCCCGGAGCCGCCGGGGGCCTCCGGTGGCGGGGGCGGGGCTTCCTCGGGCGGGGTCGAGGAGCAGGAGCTGCTGGCCAGGGCGGCGCTGACGCGGGTGCTGGAGCCCGGGGACGAGCGGGGCGGGGGCTGGCTGCGGGAGTACGGCGCCGTCGGGCTGATGCGCATGCTGACCGGGACCGAGGCGCGGGCTCCGGCGGGGGGGGGGGCCGAGCGGCTCGCCGGATACCGCAGACGGGCCGCGTCGGCCGACCCCCGGCGGGATCTGGCGGCGGCCGCCGGGTCGGGCAGCCGGTTCGTGTGTCCCGGGTCGGCGGAGTGGCCCACCCAGCTCGACGACCTCGGGGACGCCCGGCCCGTGGGCCTGTGGCTGCGGGGCCGGCCGAACCTGCGGACCTGGGCGCTGCGCTCGGTGGCCGTGGTCGGGGCCCGGGCCTGTACCCCGTACGGGGCGCACATGGCGCAGACCCTGGCCGCGGGGCTCGCCGAGCGGGGCTGGGTCGTCGTCTCCGGAGCGGCGTACGGGATCGACGGGGCCGCGCACCGGGGGGCCCTCGCCTCGGGCGGCGCCACCGCGGCCGTGCTCGCCTGCGGGGTGGACGTCGCCTATCCCCGCGGACACGCGGAGCTCCTCGGCCGGGTCGCCGGCCAGGGGCTGGTGCTGGGGGAGCTGCCACCCGGCAGCCATCCCACCCCGAGCCGGTTCGTCCTGCGCAACCGGGTCATCGCCGCCCTCACCCGGGGCACGGTCGTCGTGGAGGCCGCCCACCGCAGCGGCTCGCTGGTCACCGCCCGGCGGGCCCAGGAGCTCGGCAGGTTCACCATGGGCATCCCCGGCCCCGCCACCAGCGGGCTCTCCGCCGGGGTGCACGAGCTGCTGCGGGGCGAGGCCGTACTCGTCAGCGACGCGGCGGAGGTCGTCGAACTCGTCGGCTCCATCGGCGAACTGGCCCCCGAGCGGCGCGGGCCCGTGCTCGCCAGGGACCTGCTGGACCGGGAGACCGGCCGGGTGCTCGACGCGCTGCCGGCCGGGCGTCCCGTCCAGGCGGAGGAACTGGCACGTGCCTGCGGCAACGGCGCCGATGAAGTCATCGGCAGACTGTACGAACTTCACTCTCTGGGGTTCGTCGAACGGCAGGGCGACGGCTGGCAGTTGAGCAGACAGACGGCCGGAGGCGGCACACGAACCGGAGCCACCCGGCGAGGCGGTCGTTGA
- the whiG gene encoding RNA polymerase sigma factor WhiG produces the protein MPQHTSGSDRAAVPPAARGSGRSTAPSSLEALWRSYKDSGDERLREQLILHYSPLVKYVAGRVSVGLPPNVEQADFVSSGVFGLIDAIEKFDIERSIKFETYAITRIRGAMIDELRALDWIPRSVRQKARAVERAYATLEAQLRRTPTESEVAGEMGIGVEDLHTVFSQLSLANVVALEELLHAGGEGGDRLSLMDTLEDTAADNPVEVAEDRELRRLLARAINTLPEREKTVVTLYYYEGLTLAEIGNVLGVTESRVSQIHTKSVLQLRAKLADVGR, from the coding sequence ATGCCCCAGCACACCTCAGGGTCCGACCGCGCTGCGGTGCCCCCCGCTGCCCGCGGCAGTGGGCGGTCCACCGCGCCCTCGTCCCTGGAGGCGCTCTGGCGCTCGTACAAGGACTCCGGTGACGAGCGGCTGCGGGAGCAGCTGATCCTGCACTACTCCCCGCTGGTCAAGTACGTGGCCGGCCGGGTCAGCGTGGGGCTGCCGCCCAACGTGGAGCAGGCCGACTTCGTCTCCTCCGGGGTCTTCGGACTGATCGACGCCATCGAGAAGTTCGACATCGAACGGTCGATCAAGTTCGAGACGTACGCGATCACCCGGATCCGCGGGGCCATGATCGACGAGCTGCGCGCGCTGGACTGGATCCCGCGCTCGGTGCGGCAGAAGGCACGGGCCGTGGAGCGGGCCTACGCCACGCTCGAGGCCCAGCTGCGGCGCACTCCGACCGAGAGCGAGGTCGCCGGGGAGATGGGGATCGGGGTGGAGGACCTCCACACGGTCTTCAGCCAGCTGTCCCTGGCCAACGTGGTCGCCCTGGAGGAGCTCCTGCACGCCGGCGGGGAGGGCGGCGACCGCCTGTCGCTGATGGACACCCTGGAGGACACCGCGGCCGACAACCCCGTCGAGGTGGCGGAGGACCGGGAGCTGCGGCGGCTGCTGGCCCGGGCCATCAACACGCTTCCCGAGCGGGAGAAGACGGTGGTCACCCTCTACTACTACGAGGGGCTCACGCTGGCCGAGATCGGCAACGTGCTGGGCGTCACCGAGAGCCGGGTCAGCCAGATCCACACCAAGTCCGTTCTCCAACTGCGGGCGAAGCTCGCCGATGTGGGGCGGTGA
- a CDS encoding TetR/AcrR family transcriptional regulator — protein MAEHRSMQRGALLDAARSLLSEGGTEALTFPALAERTGLARSSVYEYFRSRAAVVEELCAVDFPVWAAEIEAAMERAESPEAKIEAYVRSQLGLVGDRRHRAVVAISASELDAGAREKIRAAHGGLVAMIVEALAALGQAEPRLAAMLLQGVVDAAVRRIELGAAEDPEVVTEAAVAMALRGVGG, from the coding sequence GTGGCCGAGCACCGGTCGATGCAGCGCGGCGCCCTGTTGGACGCCGCGCGTTCCCTGTTGTCCGAAGGCGGGACGGAGGCTCTGACCTTCCCCGCCCTGGCGGAGCGCACCGGGCTCGCCCGGTCTTCCGTGTACGAGTACTTCCGCTCCCGCGCGGCCGTGGTCGAAGAGCTGTGCGCGGTGGACTTCCCCGTGTGGGCCGCCGAGATCGAGGCGGCCATGGAGCGGGCCGAGTCGCCCGAGGCGAAGATCGAGGCCTATGTGCGCAGCCAGCTGGGCCTGGTCGGCGACCGGCGGCACCGCGCGGTGGTGGCCATCTCCGCGAGCGAGCTCGACGCGGGGGCGCGGGAGAAGATCCGCGCGGCCCACGGCGGGCTCGTGGCGATGATCGTCGAGGCCCTGGCCGCCCTGGGGCAGGCGGAGCCGAGGCTCGCCGCGATGCTGCTTCAGGGGGTCGTGGACGCCGCGGTCCGGCGGATCGAGCTGGGGGCCGCCGAGGATCCCGAGGTCGTCACCGAGGCCGCCGTCGCCATGGCCCTGCGGGGCGTCGGGGGCTGA
- a CDS encoding peptidoglycan DD-metalloendopeptidase family protein, protein MTTLLLSLLMALVQAAVPGVRPLPGPLSVARWWDPPPTPYAAGHRGVDLSAPVGAEVRAVGPGRVHYAGEVAGRGVLSLTLPNGLRTTYEPVRALVSEGEAVTAGQVVAVLTRGSHCQAPCLHWGLLSGEVYLNPLALLPRPTPRLLPDPGPAGPPGARAPGRSWARGPQPPTPRRAMATAASVTTSGSSAAPSSIRRTAASTTP, encoded by the coding sequence ATGACGACTCTGCTGCTCAGCCTGCTCATGGCCCTGGTCCAGGCCGCCGTTCCCGGGGTGCGCCCGCTGCCCGGGCCGCTGTCCGTGGCCCGCTGGTGGGATCCGCCGCCCACCCCCTACGCGGCCGGCCACCGCGGTGTGGACCTGTCCGCCCCCGTGGGCGCGGAGGTCCGCGCGGTCGGACCGGGCCGGGTGCACTACGCCGGCGAGGTCGCGGGCCGCGGAGTCCTCTCCCTGACCCTGCCGAACGGCTTGCGCACGACGTACGAGCCGGTCCGCGCGCTGGTCTCGGAGGGCGAGGCGGTCACGGCGGGCCAGGTGGTGGCGGTCCTGACGCGGGGATCCCACTGTCAGGCTCCCTGCCTGCACTGGGGCCTGCTGTCGGGCGAGGTCTACCTCAATCCCCTGGCCCTGCTGCCCCGCCCCACACCCCGCCTCCTGCCGGACCCCGGCCCCGCCGGCCCTCCGGGCGCGCGGGCCCCGGGGCGCTCGTGGGCCCGGGGACCTCAGCCCCCGACGCCCCGCAGGGCCATGGCGACGGCGGCCTCGGTGACGACCTCGGGATCCTCGGCGGCCCCCAGCTCGATCCGCCGGACCGCGGCGTCCACGACCCCCTGA
- the rpsB gene encoding 30S ribosomal protein S2 has protein sequence MAVVTMRELLESGVHFGHQTRRWNPKMKRFIFTERNGIYIIDLLQSLSYIDRAYEFVKETVAHGGSIMFIGTKKQAQEAIAEQATRVGMPYVNQRWLGGMLTNFSTVYKRLQRLKELEAIDFEDVAASGLTKKELLVLSREKTKLEKTLGGIREMSKVPSAVWIVDTKKEHIAVGEARKLHIPVVAILDTNCDPDEVDYKIPGNDDAIRSVTLLTRVIADAVAEGLIARSGAATGDSKPGEKAAAEPLAEWERDLLEGDKKADDAAEAAPAEAAAETVEAPAAEAVEAPAADATEAPAADAEQA, from the coding sequence ATGGCCGTCGTCACGATGCGGGAGCTGCTGGAGAGCGGCGTCCACTTCGGTCACCAGACCCGCCGTTGGAACCCGAAGATGAAGCGCTTCATCTTCACGGAGCGCAACGGCATCTACATCATCGACCTGCTGCAGTCGCTGTCGTACATCGACCGCGCCTACGAGTTCGTGAAGGAGACCGTCGCGCACGGTGGCTCCATCATGTTCATCGGTACCAAGAAGCAGGCCCAGGAGGCCATCGCCGAGCAGGCGACGCGCGTTGGTATGCCGTACGTCAACCAGCGGTGGCTGGGTGGCATGCTCACCAACTTCTCCACCGTCTACAAGCGCCTCCAGCGTCTGAAGGAGCTTGAGGCGATCGACTTCGAGGACGTCGCCGCCTCGGGTCTCACCAAGAAGGAGCTCCTGGTCCTCTCCCGCGAGAAGACCAAGCTGGAGAAGACCCTCGGTGGTATCCGCGAGATGTCGAAGGTCCCCAGCGCCGTCTGGATCGTCGACACCAAGAAGGAGCACATCGCCGTCGGTGAGGCGCGCAAGCTCCACATCCCGGTCGTCGCGATCCTCGACACCAACTGCGACCCCGACGAGGTCGACTACAAGATCCCGGGCAACGACGACGCGATCCGCTCCGTCACCCTGCTCACCCGCGTGATCGCCGACGCCGTCGCCGAGGGCCTCATCGCCCGCTCCGGCGCCGCGACCGGCGACTCGAAGCCGGGCGAGAAGGCCGCCGCCGAGCCGCTCGCCGAGTGGGAGCGCGACCTGCTCGAGGGCGACAAGAAGGCCGACGACGCCGCTGAGGCCGCTCCGGCCGAGGCCGCCGCCGAGACCGTCGAGGCCCCGGCCGCCGAGGCTGTCGAGGCCCCGGCCGCCGACGCCACCGAGGCCCCGGCCGCCGACGCCGAGCAGGCCTGA
- the tsf gene encoding translation elongation factor Ts → MANYTAADVKKLRELTGAGMLDCKNALVDADGDVDKAQEALRIKGQKGVAKREGRSAENGAVVSLIADDNTSGVIVELKCETDFVAKGEKFLAVANQLAAHVAATSPADLEALLASEIEPGKTVTAFVDEANANLGEKIVLDRFAQFTGGYVAAYMHRTMPDLPFQIGVLVELDKENAEVARGVAQHIAAFAPQWLSAEDVPAEKVESERRIAEEVTRAEGKPEAAIAKIVEGRVNGFFKDATLLGQAYALDNKKSVQKVLDEAGVTLKRFTRIKVGI, encoded by the coding sequence ATGGCGAACTACACCGCCGCTGACGTCAAGAAGCTCCGCGAGCTCACCGGCGCCGGCATGCTGGACTGCAAGAACGCGCTTGTGGACGCCGACGGTGACGTCGACAAGGCCCAGGAAGCGCTCCGCATCAAGGGTCAGAAGGGCGTCGCCAAGCGCGAGGGCCGTTCTGCCGAGAACGGTGCGGTCGTCTCCCTCATCGCCGACGACAACACCTCCGGTGTCATCGTCGAGCTGAAGTGCGAGACCGACTTCGTCGCCAAGGGTGAGAAGTTCCTGGCCGTCGCCAACCAGCTGGCCGCGCACGTCGCCGCCACCTCCCCGGCCGATCTCGAGGCGCTGCTCGCGTCCGAGATCGAGCCCGGCAAGACCGTCACCGCTTTCGTCGACGAGGCCAACGCCAACCTCGGCGAGAAGATCGTCCTGGACCGCTTCGCGCAGTTCACCGGCGGTTACGTGGCCGCGTACATGCACCGCACGATGCCCGACCTGCCGTTCCAGATCGGCGTCCTGGTCGAGCTCGACAAGGAGAACGCGGAGGTCGCCCGCGGCGTCGCGCAGCACATCGCCGCGTTCGCCCCGCAGTGGCTGTCCGCCGAGGACGTCCCGGCCGAGAAGGTGGAGTCCGAGCGCCGCATCGCCGAAGAGGTCACCCGCGCGGAGGGCAAGCCCGAGGCCGCCATCGCGAAGATCGTCGAGGGTCGCGTCAACGGCTTCTTCAAGGACGCCACGCTGCTCGGCCAGGCCTACGCGCTGGACAACAAGAAGTCCGTCCAGAAGGTCCTGGACGAGGCCGGTGTCACCCTGAAGCGCTTCACCCGCATCAAGGTCGGCATCTGA
- the pyrH gene encoding UMP kinase — MNQGVDPHTASDDKSDQDKKGRRFMLKLSGEAFSGGRGLGVDPDVVHAIAREIAAVVRDGAEIAVVIGGGNFFRGAELQQRGMDRARSDYMGMLGTVMNCLALQDFLEKEGIDSRVQTAITMGQVAEPYIPLRAVRHLEKGRVVIFGAGMGMPYFSTDTTAAQRALEIDAEALLMGKNGVDGVYDSDPKKNPDAVKFDALEYGEVLSRDLKVADATAITLCRDNKLPILVFELLTEGNIARAVKGEKIGTLVSDQGTRA, encoded by the coding sequence ATGAATCAGGGCGTGGACCCCCACACCGCATCCGACGACAAGAGCGACCAGGACAAGAAGGGCCGCCGCTTCATGCTGAAGCTGTCGGGCGAGGCCTTCTCGGGTGGCAGAGGACTGGGCGTCGACCCCGACGTCGTCCACGCCATCGCGCGCGAGATCGCCGCGGTGGTCCGTGACGGCGCGGAGATCGCCGTCGTGATCGGCGGTGGAAACTTCTTCCGCGGCGCCGAGCTCCAGCAGCGCGGCATGGACCGGGCGCGGTCCGACTACATGGGCATGCTCGGCACCGTGATGAACTGCCTCGCGCTCCAGGACTTCCTGGAGAAGGAGGGCATCGACTCCCGCGTGCAGACCGCCATCACCATGGGCCAGGTCGCGGAGCCGTACATCCCGCTGCGCGCCGTACGGCACCTGGAGAAGGGCCGCGTCGTCATCTTCGGCGCCGGCATGGGCATGCCCTACTTCTCCACCGACACCACGGCCGCCCAGCGCGCCCTGGAGATCGACGCCGAAGCCCTGCTCATGGGCAAGAACGGGGTCGACGGGGTCTACGACTCCGACCCGAAGAAGAACCCGGACGCGGTGAAGTTCGACGCGCTGGAGTACGGCGAGGTCCTGTCCCGCGACCTGAAGGTCGCGGACGCCACCGCCATCACGCTGTGCCGTGACAACAAGCTGCCGATCCTCGTCTTCGAGCTGCTCACCGAGGGCAATATCGCCCGCGCCGTCAAGGGTGAGAAGATCGGCACGCTCGTCAGCGACCAGGGAACCCGGGCCTGA
- the frr gene encoding ribosome recycling factor, producing MTEEILLEAEEKMEKAVVVAKEDFAAIRTGRAHPAMFNKIVADYYGAITPINQLASFSVPEPRMAIVTPFDKSALRNIEQAIRDSDLGVNPSNDGSIIRVTFPELTQDRRKEYIKVARTKAEDSKVSIRAVRRKAKDALDKLVKDKEAGEDEVRRAEKELDDTTAKYVTQVDELLKHKEAELLEV from the coding sequence GTGACCGAAGAGATCCTCCTCGAGGCCGAGGAGAAGATGGAAAAGGCCGTCGTCGTCGCCAAGGAAGACTTCGCCGCGATTCGCACCGGCCGTGCGCACCCGGCGATGTTCAACAAGATCGTGGCGGACTACTACGGCGCCATCACGCCCATCAACCAGCTCGCCTCCTTCTCGGTCCCCGAGCCGCGCATGGCGATCGTGACCCCGTTCGACAAGAGCGCCCTGCGCAACATCGAGCAGGCCATCCGCGACTCCGACCTCGGCGTCAACCCGAGCAACGACGGCAGCATCATCCGGGTGACCTTCCCCGAGCTGACGCAGGACCGCCGCAAGGAGTACATCAAGGTCGCGCGCACCAAGGCCGAGGACTCCAAGGTCTCCATCCGCGCCGTCCGCCGCAAGGCCAAGGACGCCCTGGACAAGCTCGTCAAGGACAAGGAGGCCGGCGAGGACGAGGTGCGCCGCGCCGAGAAGGAACTCGACGACACCACCGCGAAGTACGTCACGCAGGTGGACGAGCTCCTGAAGCACAAGGAAGCCGAGCTCCTCGAAGTCTGA
- a CDS encoding phosphatidate cytidylyltransferase, protein MNDSSWQPEPVPAGPAYDAQVGPHTRPMPIVPDAAGRDFDDREARDRGAAAHGGPLFRAETPPQEPMPSPPPPPSQAPQDASPPPPKKRAGRDLRAAIGVGVGLGAVIFASLFIVKAVFVGVIVVAVVVGLWELTSRLQEKKGIKAPLVPLAVGGAAMVIAGYVRGAEGAWVAMALTALAVLVWRMTEPPENYLKDVTAGVFAAFYVPFLATFVAMLLTAEDGPQRVVTFLVLTVVSDTGAYAVGWRFGKTKLAPRISPGKTREGLFGAMAFAMAAGALCMEFLIEGGSWWQGLVLGLAVAVSATLGDLGESMIKRDLGIKDMGTLLPGHGGIMDRLDSLLPTAPVVWLLLAAFVGTG, encoded by the coding sequence ATGAACGACTCTTCCTGGCAGCCGGAGCCGGTTCCGGCGGGTCCCGCATACGATGCGCAGGTGGGCCCGCACACTCGGCCCATGCCCATCGTGCCCGATGCCGCCGGCCGTGACTTCGACGACCGGGAAGCACGCGATCGGGGGGCCGCCGCGCATGGCGGCCCCCTCTTCCGCGCCGAAACGCCGCCGCAGGAGCCCATGCCCAGCCCCCCGCCCCCGCCTTCGCAGGCACCGCAGGACGCCTCGCCTCCGCCGCCGAAGAAGCGGGCGGGGAGGGACCTGCGCGCCGCCATAGGGGTCGGCGTCGGCCTCGGCGCGGTGATCTTCGCCTCGCTGTTCATCGTGAAGGCGGTCTTCGTCGGCGTCATCGTCGTGGCGGTCGTCGTGGGCCTGTGGGAGCTGACCTCCCGGCTGCAGGAGAAGAAGGGCATCAAGGCCCCGCTGGTCCCGCTCGCCGTCGGCGGCGCGGCCATGGTCATCGCCGGATACGTCCGGGGGGCCGAGGGCGCCTGGGTGGCCATGGCCCTGACGGCCCTCGCCGTCCTGGTCTGGCGGATGACCGAACCGCCCGAAAACTACCTCAAGGACGTCACGGCGGGCGTCTTCGCCGCGTTCTACGTGCCCTTCCTGGCGACCTTCGTCGCGATGCTGCTCACCGCCGAGGACGGGCCGCAGCGCGTGGTCACCTTCCTGGTGCTGACAGTGGTCAGCGACACGGGGGCCTACGCCGTCGGCTGGCGCTTCGGCAAGACCAAGCTCGCGCCGCGCATCAGCCCCGGGAAGACCCGCGAGGGGCTGTTCGGCGCGATGGCCTTCGCGATGGCGGCCGGCGCGCTGTGCATGGAGTTCCTGATCGAAGGGGGCTCGTGGTGGCAGGGGCTGGTGCTGGGGCTGGCGGTCGCGGTCAGCGCCACGCTGGGCGACCTCGGCGAGTCGATGATCAAGCGCGACCTGGGCATCAAGGACATGGGCACCCTGCTCCCCGGCCACGGCGGGATCATGGACCGGCTGGACTCGCTGCTGCCGACCGCCCCGGTGGTGTGGCTGCTGCTGGCGGCCTTCGTCGGGACCGGCTGA
- the rlmN gene encoding 23S rRNA (adenine(2503)-C(2))-methyltransferase RlmN: MAPRPVPGELTFVAPRGAKRPPRHLADMTPAERREAVAAIGEKPFRAKQLSQHYFARYAHDPAEWTDIPAGSREKLQQELLPELMNVVRHISCDSDTTRKTLWKLHDGTLVESVLMRYPDRVTMCISSQAGCGMNCPFCATGQAGLDRNLSTAEIVHQIVDGMRALRDGEVPGGPARLSNIVFMGMGEPLANYNRVVGAIRRLTDPEPDGLGLSQRGITVSTVGLVPAMLRFADEGFKCRLAVSLHAPDDELRDTLVPVNTRWNVREVLDAAWEYAEKSGRRISIEYALIRDINDQAWRGDLLGKLLKGKRVHVNLIPLNPTPGSKWTASRPEDERAFVEAIARHGVPVTVRDTRGQEIDGACGQLAASER, encoded by the coding sequence ATGGCCCCCCGTCCCGTTCCGGGTGAGCTCACCTTCGTCGCGCCCCGCGGAGCGAAGCGGCCGCCCCGGCACCTCGCCGACATGACTCCGGCCGAACGCCGTGAGGCGGTCGCCGCGATCGGCGAGAAGCCGTTCCGGGCCAAGCAGCTCTCCCAGCACTACTTCGCGCGCTACGCGCACGACCCGGCCGAGTGGACCGACATCCCGGCGGGCTCGCGGGAGAAGCTCCAGCAGGAGCTGCTCCCCGAGCTGATGAACGTCGTCCGGCACATCAGCTGCGACAGCGACACCACCCGCAAGACCCTGTGGAAGCTGCACGACGGCACGCTCGTCGAGTCCGTGCTGATGCGCTATCCCGACCGGGTCACCATGTGCATCTCCTCGCAGGCCGGCTGCGGCATGAACTGCCCCTTCTGCGCCACCGGCCAGGCCGGTCTGGACCGCAACCTCTCCACCGCCGAGATCGTGCACCAGATCGTCGACGGCATGCGCGCACTGCGCGACGGGGAGGTCCCCGGCGGTCCGGCGCGCCTGTCGAACATCGTCTTCATGGGCATGGGCGAGCCGCTGGCCAACTACAACCGCGTGGTCGGCGCCATCCGCCGCCTCACCGACCCGGAGCCCGACGGCCTCGGCCTGTCGCAGCGCGGCATCACCGTCTCCACCGTCGGCCTGGTCCCGGCCATGCTGCGCTTCGCCGACGAGGGCTTCAAGTGCCGTCTCGCGGTCTCGCTGCACGCCCCCGACGACGAGCTGCGCGACACCCTGGTCCCCGTGAACACCCGCTGGAACGTCCGCGAGGTGCTCGACGCGGCCTGGGAGTACGCCGAGAAGTCCGGCCGCCGGATCTCCATCGAGTACGCCCTGATCCGCGACATCAACGACCAGGCCTGGCGCGGCGACCTGCTGGGCAAGCTGCTCAAGGGCAAGCGCGTCCACGTCAACCTGATCCCGCTGAACCCGACGCCGGGCTCCAAGTGGACCGCCTCGCGGCCCGAGGACGAGAGGGCCTTCGTCGAGGCCATCGCCCGGCACGGCGTGCCCGTGACCGTACGGGACACCCGCGGCCAGGAGATCGACGGCGCGTGCGGCCAGCTGGCGGCCTCGGAGCGCTAG
- a CDS encoding thiamine ABC transporter substrate-binding protein translates to MSTTKKIAGAALAAALGVTTLSACGGDAEDKTAGGSDAPKSKTVTLVSHDSFNVTEAVLKEFEQQSGYTVKVLKAGDAGAALNQEILTKGSPRGDVFFGVDNTLLSRALDNGIFTPYEAKGLAEVKPEFQLDKEHRVTPIDSGDICVNYDKAYFADKKIAPPQTLDDLVKPEYKNLLVTENAATSSPGLGFLLATVGKYGDEGWKDYWSKLKDNGVEVVDGWEQAYNERFSGSAGGKKAKGDRPLVVSYASSPPVEVLYAEPQPAEAPTGVATGTCFRQTEFAGLLKGAKNEEGGKALVDFLISKKFQEDMPLQMFVNPVTKDASLPELFTKHGVVVDKPENVAPETIAANREQWVKAWTSLVVK, encoded by the coding sequence GTGAGCACCACCAAGAAGATCGCGGGCGCCGCGCTCGCGGCCGCGCTGGGCGTCACCACGCTCAGCGCCTGCGGCGGCGACGCCGAGGACAAGACCGCGGGCGGGAGCGACGCCCCGAAGTCCAAGACCGTCACCCTCGTCTCCCACGACTCCTTCAACGTGACCGAAGCGGTCCTCAAGGAGTTCGAGCAGCAGAGCGGCTACACCGTCAAGGTCCTGAAGGCCGGGGACGCCGGCGCGGCGCTGAACCAGGAGATCCTCACCAAGGGCTCCCCGCGCGGCGACGTCTTCTTCGGCGTGGACAACACCCTGCTCTCGCGCGCCCTCGACAACGGCATCTTCACCCCGTACGAGGCCAAGGGCCTGGCCGAGGTGAAGCCGGAGTTCCAGCTCGACAAGGAGCACCGGGTCACCCCGATCGACTCCGGCGACATCTGCGTCAACTACGACAAGGCCTACTTCGCCGACAAGAAGATCGCCCCGCCGCAGACGCTGGACGACCTGGTCAAGCCGGAGTACAAGAACCTGCTGGTCACCGAGAACGCCGCGACCTCCTCGCCGGGCCTCGGCTTCCTGCTCGCCACCGTCGGCAAGTACGGCGACGAGGGCTGGAAGGACTACTGGAGCAAGCTCAAGGACAACGGCGTCGAGGTCGTCGACGGCTGGGAGCAGGCCTACAACGAGCGCTTCTCCGGCTCCGCGGGCGGCAAGAAGGCCAAGGGCGACCGCCCGCTGGTCGTCTCCTACGCCTCCAGCCCCCCGGTCGAGGTGCTGTACGCCGAGCCGCAGCCGGCCGAGGCCCCGACGGGTGTCGCCACCGGCACCTGCTTCCGCCAGACCGAGTTCGCTGGCCTGCTGAAGGGCGCGAAGAACGAGGAGGGCGGCAAGGCCCTCGTGGACTTCCTGATCAGCAAGAAGTTCCAGGAGGACATGCCGCTCCAGATGTTCGTGAACCCCGTGACGAAGGACGCTTCCCTGCCGGAGCTGTTCACCAAGCACGGCGTGGTGGTCGACAAGCCCGAGAACGTGGCTCCCGAGACCATCGCCGCGAACCGTGAGCAGTGGGTCAAGGCATGGACCTCGCTCGTCGTGAAGTAG